In the Bacillus sp. FJAT-42376 genome, TCAGAAGTGTCAGGAGTCTTTCAGCAGCGCAATATTAATATTGCAAGTGTGCTCGTCTATCCAGACAGGGACCAACACTACAAAGTTCTCGTTTTCCGGGTACAGACAATGAATCCGACAGGCATTATATCCGATTTGGAAGCGGCGGGGTATCATGTCCTCTGGCCCAATATGCCGGGGATGAACGTATGAGGGATTCCATATTCATTTATTCAGAAGAATACATGAAATACCAGTTCAATCAGAATCACCCTTTTAATCAGCTCCGGGTGAAACTGACTTTGGATTTACTGAAAAAAATGGGGAAGCTGGATGACAGCATGATTGTGCCCGCAAGAAAAGCCTCATGTGAAGAGCTTGCGCTTGTACATGATATGAAATATATCCAGGCTGTCCAAAAAGCAGGGAAAGGGCAGCTGGGGGAAGAAGAAGCGCTCAATTATGGCATTGGAACAGAGGACACCCCCATTTTTGAAGGAATGCATGACGCCAGTGCTTATCTTGTGGGTGGTACGCTTAAAGCAGCTGATGAAGTTATGTCAGGAAAAGCGAAGCACGCTTTAAATCTCGGAGGCGGACTGCACCACGGCTTTCGGGGCAAGGCATCCGGCTTTTGCATTTATAATGACAGCTCGGTTGCGATTAAATACATGCAAAAGAAATACAACGCCCGGGTTTTATATGTGGATACAGATGCCCATCATGGAGATGGGGTGCAGTGGACTTTTTATGATGATCCATCTGTTTGCACCCTCTCCCTGCATGAAACGGGACGCTATTTATTTCCCGGCACAGGCAATATTACAGAGCGAGGTCATGGTGCAGGATACGGCTATTCATTTAACATTCCGCTTGATGCATTTACAGAAGATGAATCATGGCTTGATGCCTATAAAAAATCGTTTAGAGAGATTATCCGGTTTTTTAAGCCTGATGTTATTTTCACACAAAATGGAGCAGATGCTCATTACTATGATCCGCTTACTCACCTTTCCTCCTCTATTGAAATTTATAAAGAAATACCGAAGCTTGCCCATGAATTAGCGCATGAATATTGCGATGGCAGATGGATTGCCGTCGGCGGCGGCGGATATGATATTTGGAGAGTTGTCCCAAGAGCATGGTCCATGATTTGGCTGCAAATGCAAAATGAAATTCCAGAAGGAGCTTTGCCAAAGGATTGGCTCTCAGCATGGAAAGACCAGGCTCCTGTCCCGCTGCCTCCGCTTTGGGAAGATCCGGAGGCTCTCTATAAACCGATTCCCCGCAAACCGGAAATCGAAGAAAAAAATGCCCATACGGTGTTTAAAGCATTGCAGATTATTCAAAAGGATGAAAGGACTCAGAACAATGTAAATGGCTAAATGAAAAAGGGGCTGGGACATAACTAAAATTGTTGTCCTTATAGCCGAATATTTCTTTTGAAAAAGCACTGTTTAACTTAGCTGTTGATTGCAGCTAGCAGTCGTTCGCTTATCCTTGGGCGGGCGGTTGAGCCTCCTCCTGGCTTCGCCACTGCGGGGTCTCACCTGTTCCGCTGCTCTAAGCAGGAGTCTCACGCCTTCCGCTCCAATCAACAGGTGTTAAAAATTAACAGCATGCTTTACCTTAGCCTTTGAAAAAAGCTTGAAAAACAGAAAAACCGAACGATTACGAAGCTCTATTTCAGAGTTTCAAATAATCGGTCGGTTTTTTCAGCCGGAAATCTTTTGTCCCAGTTGTTTCTCTTATTTAGTGGACTGGCGCACTTCAATGCGGTGTGGAAGCTCAACCGCCTTTTCATCTACAGTCTCTTTATTCATCAGCTTCGTCAGCAGTCTCATTGCTACTGCTCCGATATCATAGGTTGGCTGGACAACGGTTGTAAGCTGAGGCCGGACCATTGTAGCCAGACGTGTATTATCAAACCCGATGATTTCCACATCTTTAGGAATATTGTATCCCCTGTCCTGAGCAGCATGAATAACGCCTAAAGCCATCTCATCGGTTCCCACGAAAATAGCCGTTGGTTTATCTGCCAGTTCCTCAAGCTTCTCAAACGCTTCAATACCGGAATCGTACGTGTAATCCCCTTCTGTTACAAGCTCTTCATCAAAAGAAAGGCCGGCTTCATTCAGTGCGCGTTTATAGCCTGCAAGTTTTTTTTCGCGGTTTGTCGGTTCTTCCAAAGGACCTGATACATATCCAATGCGTTTGTGTCCTTTTTCTGCAAGCATGGTTACCGCATCAAAAGCACCCTGTTCATAATTAATATTCACAGAATGTGTTTCATTCTCCATATCAACCGAGGCTGCAAGAACGATGGGAACAGGGGAACGTTTAAATTCTTCCGTGTGGGCGCTTGTCACGTTTCCGCTCATAAACAGAATTCCGTCTACCTGTTTGCCCAGCATGGTATTAAGCAAATGGAGTTCCTTGTCGAGGTTTTGATCAGAGTTGCTTAAAATGATGTTGTATTTGTACATAGTGGCGATGTCTTCTATTCCTCTTGCAAGTTCTGCATAAAAGATACTGGAGATATCCGGAATAATTACACCGACTGTTGTTGTTTTTTTGCTTGCAAGTCCCCTTGCTACTGCATTTGGACGATACCCAAGCCGTTCAATCGATTCGAGCACCTTTTTGCGTGTTGTCGGTTTTACATTTGGATTGCCATTCACGACACGTGATACGGTTGCCATCGAAACATTTGCTTCCCGCGCCACATCATATATGGTGATATTGCTCATTTTTATACACTCCTTTAACTTGCCTGCATGTCCTGTTTATATGTAGTATGAGCAACTTATCAAAATAATTGCAGTTTCGCTCTATTTCTACATTCATGTACTTAATCATACGATACTATGAAAGCGTAAGCAACGAATTTACAACGTTTTAACGCGGATTTTGAATACTCAGTTTCATTAAGCGCTTACTTCCGCCTATTCTGGAAAACTTTGCTTCATATCGGGTGAACTAAGGCAGGATTTCCTTAGGAGTGCTGTGCGGATGATGTGTTTTCATATATCCTCCTGTTTTCCATTATTGCAGCTGGCAGGTGCTCGCGCCTTCCACTCCAATCAGCAAGTGTTAAAAATCGGCATCAGGTTTTAGAATAAAAAAAGAAACAGCCTGCTCTGCAGCAGGCTGTTCCCCAAAATTATGCTTTTGCTTTCACCATCGGTCTTAGCTCAGAAATCCAATGATCGAATTCGTCAATATTCATTTGCTGTGCAGAATCGGAAAGTGCAACGGCCGGGTCAGGGTGAACCTCTGCCATTACTCCGTCTGCTCCAATTGCAAGTGCAGC is a window encoding:
- a CDS encoding acetoin utilization protein AcuC, producing the protein MRDSIFIYSEEYMKYQFNQNHPFNQLRVKLTLDLLKKMGKLDDSMIVPARKASCEELALVHDMKYIQAVQKAGKGQLGEEEALNYGIGTEDTPIFEGMHDASAYLVGGTLKAADEVMSGKAKHALNLGGGLHHGFRGKASGFCIYNDSSVAIKYMQKKYNARVLYVDTDAHHGDGVQWTFYDDPSVCTLSLHETGRYLFPGTGNITERGHGAGYGYSFNIPLDAFTEDESWLDAYKKSFREIIRFFKPDVIFTQNGADAHYYDPLTHLSSSIEIYKEIPKLAHELAHEYCDGRWIAVGGGGYDIWRVVPRAWSMIWLQMQNEIPEGALPKDWLSAWKDQAPVPLPPLWEDPEALYKPIPRKPEIEEKNAHTVFKALQIIQKDERTQNNVNG
- the ccpA gene encoding catabolite control protein A; the encoded protein is MSNITIYDVAREANVSMATVSRVVNGNPNVKPTTRKKVLESIERLGYRPNAVARGLASKKTTTVGVIIPDISSIFYAELARGIEDIATMYKYNIILSNSDQNLDKELHLLNTMLGKQVDGILFMSGNVTSAHTEEFKRSPVPIVLAASVDMENETHSVNINYEQGAFDAVTMLAEKGHKRIGYVSGPLEEPTNREKKLAGYKRALNEAGLSFDEELVTEGDYTYDSGIEAFEKLEELADKPTAIFVGTDEMALGVIHAAQDRGYNIPKDVEIIGFDNTRLATMVRPQLTTVVQPTYDIGAVAMRLLTKLMNKETVDEKAVELPHRIEVRQSTK